One genomic region from Halococcus qingdaonensis encodes:
- a CDS encoding LysE family translocator has protein sequence MSVLGTVTTVLAGMVFGLAIAAPPGPMNAVIAEESVLRGWLSGVWAGLGAMAADACFFVLALVGVVAIVERVPAIRGAAFAIGGLLMLYFAYDATRGANDDHAAATGERRGFAKAFALAITNPYQVVFWLTIGVGMLEPGRIDVLEPLSSELAGTLVVATGSPALLVGFFAGIAAWVVGFPTTLVAAERRLTGVGSTVAYASALVLAGFGVAFLGEALALLGSVV, from the coding sequence ATGTCCGTTCTCGGGACGGTGACGACGGTGCTCGCGGGGATGGTCTTCGGGCTGGCCATCGCCGCGCCACCGGGACCGATGAACGCGGTCATCGCCGAGGAGAGCGTTCTCAGAGGATGGCTCTCGGGCGTCTGGGCCGGTCTCGGTGCGATGGCTGCCGACGCCTGCTTCTTCGTGCTCGCGCTGGTCGGCGTGGTCGCGATCGTCGAGCGCGTCCCGGCGATCCGTGGCGCGGCCTTCGCGATCGGCGGCCTGTTGATGCTCTATTTCGCCTACGATGCGACTCGCGGCGCGAACGACGACCACGCGGCGGCCACCGGCGAGCGCCGCGGGTTCGCCAAGGCGTTCGCTCTCGCCATCACGAACCCCTATCAGGTGGTGTTCTGGCTCACCATCGGCGTCGGCATGCTCGAACCCGGGCGGATCGACGTACTCGAACCGCTATCGAGCGAGCTCGCCGGAACGCTGGTCGTCGCGACGGGCAGTCCGGCACTGCTCGTCGGCTTCTTCGCCGGTATCGCCGCGTGGGTCGTGGGTTTTCCGACGACGCTGGTCGCGGCCGAACGCCGCCTTACTGGTGTCGGCTCAACTGTGGCCTACGCGAGCGCGCTCGTGCTCGCGGGGTTCGGCGTGGCCTTCCTTGGCGAGGCGCTCGCGCTGCTCGGCTCAGTCGTCTGA
- a CDS encoding HD domain-containing protein: MGVEVRESPVSTAEFAEMKRFVSGYLEASIENEGTGGRMRWYPWHSASYRFNHILNVVEIAADIAASEGANVDVVRVAALFHDVSKLEAEQDLHAEAGAHVAREFLDSHGDYPESFVDEVCTAVSEHSYQGPLDELPLETRCLIEADLLDKIGANGAVLLLLRMGYESRTHMDAAEMVGRVLERGRDAEERIRSDRAESLIHQRLKRVKWLREWLDDEIAGVGLDSDD, from the coding sequence TTGGGCGTCGAGGTGAGGGAATCGCCGGTTTCGACCGCCGAGTTCGCGGAGATGAAGCGGTTCGTCTCCGGCTATCTCGAAGCGAGCATCGAAAACGAGGGGACGGGCGGGCGCATGCGCTGGTATCCCTGGCACTCGGCGAGCTATCGGTTCAACCACATCTTGAACGTCGTCGAGATCGCCGCCGACATCGCCGCGAGCGAGGGTGCGAACGTCGACGTCGTCCGCGTCGCGGCGCTCTTCCACGACGTCTCCAAACTGGAGGCCGAACAGGACCTCCACGCCGAGGCGGGTGCACACGTCGCCCGCGAGTTCCTCGACTCCCACGGCGACTATCCCGAGTCGTTCGTCGACGAGGTCTGTACGGCCGTGAGCGAGCATTCCTATCAGGGGCCGCTCGACGAGCTCCCACTGGAGACGCGCTGTCTCATTGAGGCGGATCTGCTCGACAAGATCGGCGCGAACGGCGCGGTGTTGCTTCTCCTGCGGATGGGGTACGAGTCGCGCACGCACATGGACGCCGCCGAGATGGTCGGGCGCGTGCTCGAACGCGGGCGTGACGCCGAAGAGCGCATCCGGAGCGATCGCGCCGAGAGCCTCATCCACCAGCGTCTCAAGCGCGTGAAGTGGCTGCGCGAGTGGCTCGACGACGAGATCGCCGGCGTCGGACTCGATTCAGACGACTGA
- a CDS encoding GNAT family N-acetyltransferase: protein MELREATADDDAAIREIARRSMEQSYSLSPRTIDGAISQWYDEQAIATKLDEDDTLLMVAEDEGELRGFTESDLVNEGGNGDLLWLHVDPDYRGQGIASDLFEHTREALFEMGAAQLRAKVLEDNTEGNEFYAAFDFEQVGTDTVEIDDSDYVENIYLHADDVDVQPTLETTDSMRELDDGLYVNEKQVERGSKGPFLTAYTDPDFDEEHKYGYYCANCETLDNAMDTMGRVKCNECGNLRKATRWDATHG, encoded by the coding sequence ATGGAACTGCGCGAAGCAACGGCCGACGACGATGCGGCGATCCGTGAGATCGCCCGCCGGTCGATGGAACAGTCGTACTCGCTCAGCCCGCGCACGATCGACGGCGCGATTTCCCAGTGGTACGACGAGCAAGCGATCGCGACGAAACTCGACGAGGACGATACGCTCCTGATGGTTGCCGAGGACGAGGGCGAACTACGTGGGTTCACCGAGAGCGACCTCGTCAACGAGGGCGGCAACGGCGACCTGCTCTGGCTCCACGTCGATCCCGACTATCGGGGGCAGGGGATCGCCAGCGACCTGTTCGAACACACCCGCGAGGCGCTCTTCGAGATGGGTGCCGCACAGCTGCGCGCGAAGGTACTCGAGGACAACACCGAGGGCAACGAGTTCTACGCGGCGTTCGACTTCGAGCAGGTCGGCACCGACACCGTCGAGATCGACGACAGCGACTACGTCGAGAACATCTATCTCCACGCCGACGACGTCGACGTCCAGCCGACGCTTGAAACCACGGACTCCATGCGCGAGCTCGACGACGGCCTGTACGTCAACGAAAAGCAAGTCGAACGCGGCTCGAAAGGTCCCTTCCTCACCGCCTACACCGACCCCGATTTCGACGAGGAGCACAAGTACGGCTACTACTGCGCGAACTGCGAGACCCTCGACAACGCGATGGACACGATGGGTCGCGTGAAGTGCAACGAGTGTGGCAACCTCCGGAAGGCGACGCGCTGGGACGCCACCCACGGGTAG
- a CDS encoding type II toxin-antitoxin system RatA family toxin: MDSIEVSTEVYLPPADVYEFLIDFPRYADYSEYLEDVEGHGDGSPGTTYDLQFAWWKLTYTARSEVTDVDPPNRIDWKIVKDIHAHGYWAVEEIDPPDDREHASRVRFHVAFDADSVDSSQFDLPSLVSLSWVVEKVKPLIENEAERIVERIVEDLEGERRPVDLTVHTRPDSV, encoded by the coding sequence GTGGACAGTATCGAAGTCAGCACCGAGGTCTATCTCCCGCCGGCGGACGTCTACGAGTTCCTGATCGATTTCCCCCGTTACGCCGACTACTCCGAATATCTGGAGGACGTCGAGGGTCACGGCGACGGCTCGCCGGGAACGACCTACGATCTCCAGTTCGCCTGGTGGAAACTCACCTACACGGCACGCTCGGAGGTCACGGACGTCGACCCGCCCAACCGGATCGATTGGAAGATCGTCAAGGACATTCACGCACACGGTTACTGGGCGGTCGAGGAGATCGACCCGCCGGACGACCGCGAGCACGCCTCGCGAGTACGATTTCACGTCGCGTTCGACGCCGACTCGGTCGATTCGAGCCAGTTCGACCTGCCGAGCCTCGTCTCGCTGTCGTGGGTCGTCGAGAAGGTCAAACCGCTCATCGAGAACGAGGCCGAACGGATCGTCGAACGCATCGTCGAAGATCTCGAGGGCGAGCGCCGGCCCGTCGATCTCACCGTCCACACGAGACCCGACTCGGTCTGA
- a CDS encoding right-handed parallel beta-helix repeat-containing protein, producing the protein MPRGSRMVGARAAVLVGIVVVLVAATAGTVSAQQAGNTTTVDSCRTINSSGEYTLTGTVTGDLDDPNAACIEITAGNVTLDGQGHTVAGTGAGHGVEIDGSRGPVTNVTVENLQAHNWSIGVFALETDNGTIRRTITQNSTEGIALGASSNYTLANNTATGSAIAIALGGQSQNNTLRRMTAVENRWGIHFERESANNTVVDSVARNNSRWDYYSERNDNENIVRNLDLATGTFSFSERNVALGAVTSPPPLPRGAGNLDSYVEATGTRGGQAAISLTMSYGNANNPVALWRHDGQHWSRVADSQTNGASSTVSANISEFGTFAALSDAGANAGGPVTVSADQGPAVQRNLSTPTATASPTATPAPTPTTSPASAATEQAPSAANATPTAAQGESEATESSGTGIIRTVFVIAGVIGLIVLGIVALRGRDDRGPGFNR; encoded by the coding sequence ATGCCACGTGGATCGCGGATGGTCGGGGCGAGAGCAGCCGTGCTCGTTGGAATCGTCGTCGTGCTGGTCGCGGCCACGGCCGGCACGGTGAGCGCACAGCAGGCCGGCAACACCACGACGGTCGATTCCTGTCGGACGATCAACTCTTCCGGAGAGTACACGCTGACCGGAACCGTCACCGGCGATCTCGACGATCCCAATGCGGCCTGTATCGAGATCACCGCGGGCAACGTCACCCTCGACGGACAGGGCCACACGGTCGCCGGCACCGGTGCGGGTCACGGTGTCGAGATCGACGGCAGTCGGGGGCCGGTCACGAACGTCACCGTCGAGAACCTCCAGGCGCACAACTGGTCGATCGGCGTCTTCGCGCTCGAAACCGACAACGGGACGATCCGCCGGACGATCACCCAGAACAGCACCGAAGGGATCGCCCTCGGCGCGTCGAGCAACTACACGCTCGCGAACAACACCGCCACCGGCAGCGCCATCGCGATCGCGCTCGGCGGGCAGAGCCAGAACAACACGCTGCGCAGGATGACGGCCGTCGAGAACCGGTGGGGGATCCACTTCGAGCGCGAGAGCGCGAACAACACGGTCGTCGACAGCGTCGCCCGGAACAACAGCCGGTGGGACTACTACTCCGAGCGCAACGACAACGAGAACATCGTCAGAAACCTCGATCTCGCGACGGGGACGTTCTCCTTTTCCGAACGGAACGTCGCACTGGGGGCCGTGACCTCGCCGCCGCCGCTCCCGCGCGGGGCGGGCAACCTCGACAGCTACGTCGAAGCGACCGGCACCCGGGGTGGCCAGGCGGCGATCTCACTGACGATGAGCTACGGCAACGCCAACAACCCGGTCGCGCTGTGGCGACACGACGGCCAACACTGGTCGCGCGTCGCCGACTCGCAGACCAACGGCGCGTCGAGTACGGTCTCGGCGAACATCAGCGAGTTCGGCACGTTCGCCGCCCTGTCGGACGCGGGGGCGAACGCCGGCGGGCCGGTGACGGTCTCGGCCGACCAGGGACCCGCCGTCCAGCGAAACCTGTCGACGCCGACGGCGACCGCGAGCCCGACGGCGACGCCGGCACCGACACCGACGACCAGCCCCGCATCCGCGGCCACGGAGCAAGCACCGTCGGCGGCGAACGCGACGCCAACGGCCGCACAGGGAGAGAGCGAGGCGACCGAGAGCTCCGGCACCGGCATCATCAGAACGGTGTTCGTGATCGCTGGCGTGATCGGACTGATCGTCCTCGGTATCGTGGCACTGCGCGGGCGCGACGACCGAGGGCCGGGGTTTAACCGCTAA
- the coaBC gene encoding bifunctional phosphopantothenoylcysteine decarboxylase/phosphopantothenate--cysteine ligase CoaBC translates to MLDGVRVALGVTGSIAAVKTIELAHELRRRGARVRGVMTDSAQGIIHPWALEFATENPVVTELTGRVEHVELCGRDGWADVLLIAPATANTVGKIAAAIDDTPVTTTATTALGADVPVVVAPAMHEPMYDHPGVLDAIERVESWGVEFVPPRIEEGKAKIASLDAIALDTARATGAHDLAGERIVVTSGATSEAIDPVRVLTNRSSGKTGRAVARACYARGADVTLVHDGPDVPYADVERTESAAEMLAAVEGAVADADAFVSAAAIGDYTVEASDEKIRSGQELSLALEPTPKVLDAARDARPDLPIVGFKTETSGVDEEMIRAARETLSRAELAFVVANDASVMGESETRALVVRETDVESYEGDKAGLGARVAEELAGELAEPSST, encoded by the coding sequence ATGCTTGACGGGGTACGCGTCGCACTCGGCGTCACGGGGTCGATCGCGGCGGTCAAGACCATCGAACTCGCCCACGAACTCCGGCGGCGCGGCGCGCGCGTTCGCGGCGTGATGACCGACAGCGCGCAGGGGATCATCCATCCGTGGGCGCTCGAATTCGCCACCGAGAACCCGGTCGTGACCGAACTCACGGGCCGGGTCGAACACGTCGAACTCTGCGGACGCGACGGCTGGGCCGACGTATTACTGATCGCACCCGCGACGGCGAACACCGTCGGGAAGATCGCAGCGGCCATCGACGACACGCCGGTGACGACGACCGCGACGACCGCGCTCGGTGCCGACGTTCCTGTGGTGGTCGCGCCGGCGATGCACGAGCCGATGTACGACCATCCCGGCGTGCTTGATGCCATCGAGCGCGTCGAGTCGTGGGGCGTCGAGTTCGTCCCACCACGCATCGAAGAGGGAAAGGCGAAGATCGCGAGTCTCGACGCCATCGCGCTCGACACGGCGCGCGCGACGGGCGCACACGACCTCGCTGGCGAGCGGATCGTCGTGACCAGCGGGGCCACGAGCGAGGCGATCGATCCGGTGCGCGTGCTCACGAACCGCTCGTCGGGCAAGACCGGGCGGGCGGTCGCGCGGGCGTGCTACGCGCGCGGTGCGGACGTGACACTCGTTCACGACGGACCGGACGTTCCCTATGCCGACGTCGAACGCACCGAGAGCGCCGCGGAGATGCTCGCCGCAGTGGAGGGAGCGGTCGCGGACGCCGACGCGTTCGTCTCGGCGGCGGCGATCGGCGACTACACCGTCGAGGCGAGTGACGAGAAGATTCGTTCGGGTCAGGAACTCTCGCTCGCGCTCGAACCCACGCCGAAGGTCCTCGATGCGGCTCGTGACGCCCGGCCCGACCTCCCAATCGTCGGGTTCAAGACCGAGACGAGCGGCGTCGACGAGGAGATGATCCGGGCCGCCCGGGAGACGCTCTCGCGTGCGGAACTGGCGTTCGTGGTGGCTAACGACGCGAGCGTGATGGGCGAGAGCGAGACCCGCGCGCTCGTGGTGCGAGAGACGGACGTCGAGAGCTACGAAGGCGACAAGGCGGGGCTCGGCGCGCGCGTCGCCGAGGAGTTGGCGGGCGAGTTGGCAGAACCCTCGTCGACGTAG
- a CDS encoding flippase activity-associated protein Agl23, whose translation MDWSSRRSRVRALVVAIAVLALAVRLVGLGARVAHQDEARVAYWAYRYMETGVYWYRPIVHGPFLTLVDSHVFALLGASDFSMRLVVAVVGGLLPLVALLFGDRLRDSETLVLALVLAANPVLLYYSRFYRNDLLLAGFMLVAFGFLVRAYDRDRPLHLYLGVAFFALAFTTKENALVYPVTWLGALALLADRRLLMRTHSPAQALRNATRRVRAGLGRWWLHLVLGVVLFVGIVVFFYAPRGQAAGAEPTLGATIADPTLLPALIEEALVGSWHAFVEQWGSGSGDAYLDTASALWSVLGAGAPILLGFSVVGFLVDRYTGEHPRDVVAFTFFWGAASALGYPVIVDNPFPWEVIHVIVPLTVPAAVGLALVAQIGLSRLRASLAHSQVDRDAIVAVAAALVLVVAAGQVAASAYDTSYANPQSADNELVQYAQSSSEMKPLLDELQRVARANDGTDVLYYGDDPDFDGDELYAPDPDSHLTPTAGNGWFERLPFAWYLEGDGARTNSTDDAAAVRRAVQGGDRPPIVIAFGPSEACSEEYDNAADIEQYLDGYERHEVQRFLFDSGCTISSMVVYVDEGSANSPANSSATRAPSPALSPS comes from the coding sequence ATGGACTGGTCGAGTCGCCGCAGCCGTGTCCGAGCGCTCGTCGTCGCCATCGCCGTGCTCGCGCTCGCCGTGCGACTGGTCGGTCTCGGCGCGCGCGTCGCCCACCAGGACGAGGCGCGCGTCGCCTACTGGGCCTACCGCTACATGGAGACGGGCGTCTACTGGTATCGCCCGATCGTCCACGGGCCGTTCCTCACGCTCGTGGACAGTCATGTATTCGCGCTGCTCGGGGCCTCCGACTTCTCGATGCGGCTCGTCGTCGCCGTCGTCGGCGGGCTGCTCCCGCTCGTGGCGCTCCTGTTCGGCGATCGGTTGCGTGATTCCGAGACGCTCGTCCTCGCGCTCGTCCTCGCCGCCAACCCCGTCCTCCTCTACTACTCGCGGTTCTACCGCAACGACCTGCTGCTCGCGGGGTTCATGCTCGTCGCGTTCGGCTTCCTCGTCCGTGCGTACGACCGCGACCGCCCCCTCCATCTCTATCTCGGGGTCGCCTTCTTCGCGCTCGCCTTTACAACCAAGGAGAACGCGCTCGTCTACCCCGTCACGTGGCTCGGGGCGCTCGCCCTGCTCGCCGATCGTCGGCTGTTGATGCGCACCCACAGCCCCGCACAGGCGCTCCGGAACGCCACTCGACGGGTCCGTGCCGGGCTTGGGCGCTGGTGGCTCCATCTCGTGCTCGGAGTCGTGCTGTTCGTCGGGATCGTCGTGTTCTTCTACGCACCGCGCGGCCAGGCCGCGGGTGCGGAGCCGACGCTGGGCGCGACGATCGCCGATCCGACGCTGCTGCCGGCGCTGATCGAGGAGGCACTGGTCGGCTCGTGGCACGCCTTCGTCGAACAGTGGGGCAGCGGCAGCGGCGATGCCTATCTCGACACCGCGAGTGCGCTCTGGTCGGTGCTCGGCGCGGGCGCGCCCATCTTGCTCGGTTTCTCGGTCGTGGGCTTCCTCGTCGACCGCTACACCGGCGAGCACCCGCGCGACGTCGTCGCGTTCACCTTCTTCTGGGGCGCGGCGAGCGCGCTCGGCTATCCGGTGATCGTCGACAACCCGTTCCCGTGGGAGGTCATCCACGTCATCGTCCCGCTCACGGTGCCGGCGGCGGTCGGGCTGGCGCTGGTCGCCCAGATTGGCCTCTCGCGGCTCCGTGCCTCGCTCGCTCACTCACAGGTCGATCGCGACGCGATCGTCGCCGTCGCGGCCGCGCTCGTACTGGTCGTGGCTGCCGGCCAGGTCGCCGCGAGCGCCTACGACACCTCCTACGCGAACCCACAGAGCGCCGACAACGAGCTCGTCCAGTACGCCCAGTCGTCGAGCGAGATGAAGCCACTGCTCGACGAGCTGCAACGGGTCGCCCGGGCGAACGACGGCACGGACGTCCTGTACTACGGCGACGATCCCGACTTCGACGGCGACGAGCTCTACGCGCCCGACCCCGACTCGCATCTGACCCCGACCGCCGGCAACGGCTGGTTCGAGCGCCTGCCGTTCGCCTGGTATCTCGAAGGCGACGGGGCGCGGACGAACAGCACGGACGACGCCGCGGCGGTACGACGAGCGGTGCAGGGTGGCGATCGCCCGCCGATCGTCATCGCCTTCGGCCCGTCGGAGGCCTGCTCGGAAGAGTACGACAACGCCGCCGATATCGAGCAGTATCTGGACGGCTACGAGCGCCACGAGGTCCAGCGATTCCTCTTCGACAGCGGCTGTACGATCAGCAGTATGGTGGTCTACGTCGACGAGGGTTCTGCCAACTCGCCCGCCAACTCCTCGGCGACGCGCGCGCCGAGCCCCGCCTTGTCGCCTTCGTAG
- the mnhG gene encoding monovalent cation/H(+) antiporter subunit G yields the protein MNTIHAALVTLFIAIGTFFLLVGTIGLIRLPDVYNRMHATSKATTLGATSLFLAGTIYFAPSAPGGAGLTSLVGIVFLFMTVPTGAHVISQAAERMGIEFAGDAVWPDTGESRPESPDESDE from the coding sequence ATGAATACGATCCACGCCGCGCTCGTCACGCTGTTCATCGCCATCGGAACGTTCTTCCTGCTCGTCGGGACGATCGGTCTCATCCGACTACCCGACGTCTACAACCGGATGCACGCGACGAGCAAGGCCACCACCCTCGGAGCGACCTCGCTCTTTCTCGCCGGGACGATCTACTTCGCGCCGAGCGCGCCCGGCGGCGCGGGCCTCACCTCCCTGGTCGGCATCGTCTTCCTGTTCATGACCGTGCCGACGGGTGCACACGTCATCTCGCAGGCCGCCGAACGCATGGGCATCGAGTTCGCCGGCGACGCCGTCTGGCCCGACACGGGCGAGTCGCGACCGGAATCACCCGACGAGAGCGACGAGTGA
- a CDS encoding monovalent cation/H+ antiporter complex subunit F — MSVATELPGFLSLAITVGLVVASGVTLLAGYRVIFGPTTPDRVVGLDTIATNVVAIAILFALQTDDGFFIDVSLVLAIIGFISTIAVARYVSEGDIIE, encoded by the coding sequence ATGTCGGTGGCGACTGAACTCCCCGGCTTCCTCAGTCTCGCCATCACCGTCGGGCTGGTCGTCGCCAGCGGCGTCACGCTGCTGGCCGGCTATCGCGTCATCTTCGGCCCGACGACGCCCGATCGGGTGGTGGGCCTCGACACGATCGCGACGAACGTCGTCGCCATCGCCATCCTGTTCGCGCTGCAGACCGACGACGGCTTCTTCATCGACGTGAGCCTCGTGCTCGCCATCATCGGCTTCATCAGCACGATCGCCGTCGCGCGCTACGTCTCCGAGGGGGACATCATCGAATGA
- a CDS encoding Na+/H+ antiporter subunit E, giving the protein MRRWPAIGVVFAAVWLFVRGVALTPERVAEELLIGLAVGIPLAYAFRRFYADEIALGRVVRALPATVAYLAVFVKELVVANLDVVYRVLSPSLPIEPDVVAVPLRVESDPAITTIANSITLTPGTLTMDYDADSNTLYVHGITGRDEASLVDPIRTWEDYALVIFDEDASPEDAPPAAPRGDVGGD; this is encoded by the coding sequence ATGAGACGCTGGCCGGCGATCGGCGTGGTGTTCGCGGCGGTCTGGCTGTTCGTCCGCGGCGTCGCGCTCACGCCCGAGCGGGTCGCCGAGGAGCTGCTCATCGGCCTGGCCGTCGGCATCCCACTCGCGTACGCCTTCCGGCGGTTCTACGCCGACGAGATCGCGCTCGGGCGCGTCGTCCGGGCGCTGCCGGCGACGGTCGCCTATCTGGCGGTCTTCGTCAAAGAGCTCGTCGTGGCGAACCTGGACGTCGTCTACCGCGTGCTCTCGCCGTCGCTGCCGATCGAACCCGACGTCGTCGCGGTGCCGCTGCGCGTCGAGAGCGATCCCGCGATCACGACGATCGCCAACTCGATCACGCTCACGCCGGGAACACTGACGATGGACTACGACGCCGACTCGAACACGCTCTACGTCCACGGCATCACCGGTCGCGACGAGGCGAGCCTCGTCGATCCCATCCGTACATGGGAGGACTACGCGCTCGTCATCTTCGACGAGGACGCCAGTCCAGAGGACGCGCCACCGGCGGCCCCACGGGGTGATGTCGGTGGCGACTGA
- a CDS encoding complex I subunit 5 family protein yields the protein MAAQIVIAPLLIALLTAIATLPLRRFPRAQRAASVLGALAYLGAVALLAGRVVDESILVYQLSAWPSPFGITLVADALSLFMLGLTAIVSLASVAFSVRFMSGFAQRISYHTLYHLMVVGITGSFLTGDIFNLFVWFEVMLLSSYVLVAFYSGPEHTRAALTYTVLNLLGSALMLLAIGGLYATVGTLNMADMARRLANPAQFGVDPVPVLGLTVLLFCVFALKAGIVPFQFWVPAAYRAAPAPVTAMLAGVVKKVGIYAIIRLYFTVFAAATLPAGLGLPGFVGNDFLSFFGPILFVMAAGSILLGGIGAVSRDGLDGVLAYSSIGQIGFVILPLAVAATVPEVRALAIAAALVYALNHGLTKSMLFLASGTVKEAVGSVRFERIGGLAKRTPVLSIGFFLGAVSLIGIPPLSGFFGKLLVFRTTAHAGALGGRGGAVALGLSLIGAILTIAYFSRAWNRGFWGTESEGVRTATYAPSLVVIVVGLAGLLLLVGVGFDPVLRAAEAAADIALDRQAYVDAVLEGLQ from the coding sequence ATGGCCGCCCAGATCGTCATCGCGCCGCTGCTGATCGCCCTCCTCACGGCGATCGCTACCCTGCCGCTGCGACGATTCCCCCGCGCCCAGCGGGCGGCGAGTGTCCTCGGCGCGCTCGCCTATCTCGGCGCGGTGGCACTGCTCGCCGGGCGGGTCGTCGACGAGTCGATCCTGGTCTACCAGCTCTCGGCGTGGCCCTCGCCGTTCGGCATCACGCTCGTCGCCGACGCGCTCTCACTGTTCATGCTCGGGCTGACGGCGATCGTCTCGCTCGCGTCGGTCGCCTTCTCGGTGCGGTTCATGAGTGGGTTCGCCCAGCGGATCTCCTACCACACGCTCTATCACCTGATGGTCGTCGGCATCACCGGGTCGTTCCTCACGGGCGACATCTTCAACCTCTTCGTCTGGTTCGAGGTGATGCTCCTGTCGAGCTACGTGCTCGTCGCCTTCTACTCAGGGCCCGAACACACGCGCGCGGCGCTGACCTACACCGTGCTCAACCTGCTCGGGAGCGCACTCATGCTGCTGGCCATCGGCGGGCTCTACGCCACGGTCGGCACGCTCAACATGGCCGACATGGCCCGCCGACTCGCCAACCCCGCGCAGTTCGGCGTCGATCCGGTGCCGGTATTGGGCCTGACAGTCCTGCTGTTCTGTGTGTTCGCGCTCAAGGCGGGGATCGTCCCCTTCCAGTTCTGGGTGCCGGCGGCCTACCGCGCCGCGCCCGCACCCGTCACGGCGATGCTCGCCGGCGTCGTCAAGAAGGTCGGCATCTACGCGATCATCCGGCTCTACTTCACCGTCTTCGCCGCCGCGACCCTCCCCGCAGGGCTCGGGCTGCCGGGGTTCGTCGGCAACGACTTCCTCTCGTTTTTCGGCCCGATCCTGTTCGTCATGGCCGCCGGCAGCATCCTCCTCGGGGGGATCGGCGCGGTGAGCCGCGACGGGCTCGACGGCGTGCTCGCCTACTCGTCGATCGGCCAGATCGGCTTCGTGATCCTCCCGCTCGCGGTCGCGGCCACGGTTCCCGAGGTGCGGGCGCTCGCGATCGCGGCCGCGCTCGTCTACGCGCTCAACCACGGTCTCACGAAATCGATGCTGTTCCTCGCGAGCGGCACGGTCAAGGAGGCCGTCGGCTCGGTCCGTTTCGAGCGCATCGGCGGGCTCGCTAAACGGACGCCGGTGCTCTCGATCGGCTTCTTCCTGGGAGCGGTCTCGCTGATCGGCATCCCGCCGCTGTCGGGTTTCTTCGGCAAATTACTCGTCTTCAGAACGACCGCACACGCCGGCGCGCTGGGTGGCCGGGGCGGGGCGGTCGCGCTCGGGCTCTCGCTGATCGGCGCGATCCTCACGATCGCGTACTTCTCGCGGGCGTGGAATCGTGGGTTCTGGGGCACCGAATCCGAGGGCGTGCGGACGGCGACCTATGCACCGTCGCTCGTGGTGATCGTCGTCGGCCTCGCCGGACTCCTGCTCCTCGTCGGCGTCGGCTTCGATCCCGTGTTGCGCGCGGCCGAGGCCGCCGCCGACATCGCGCTCGATAGGCAAGCATACGTCGACGCCGTTCTGGAGGGTCTCCAATGA
- a CDS encoding sodium:proton antiporter, which translates to MTQFVLAGVLGLLFAFGTFLVLRRDIVRVVWGVTIISQAANVYLVTMGGLAGSVPILGHGPPDNPATITDPLVQALVLTAIVISFGTTAFALVLTYRIHEEHGTIDLRELGETGGEH; encoded by the coding sequence ATGACGCAGTTCGTCCTCGCCGGCGTGCTCGGCCTGCTGTTCGCGTTCGGGACCTTCCTGGTGCTCCGCAGAGATATCGTCCGCGTCGTCTGGGGGGTGACGATCATCTCCCAGGCCGCGAACGTCTATCTCGTCACGATGGGGGGGCTTGCCGGGAGCGTGCCGATTCTCGGTCACGGCCCGCCCGATAACCCCGCGACGATCACCGATCCGCTGGTGCAGGCGCTCGTCCTGACGGCGATCGTCATCAGCTTCGGGACGACCGCCTTCGCGCTCGTGCTCACCTACCGCATCCACGAGGAACACGGCACGATCGATCTGCGTGAACTCGGCGAGACGGGAGGCGAGCACTGA